The Micropterus dolomieu isolate WLL.071019.BEF.003 ecotype Adirondacks linkage group LG20, ASM2129224v1, whole genome shotgun sequence genome has a segment encoding these proteins:
- the LOC123958560 gene encoding proline-rich receptor-like protein kinase PERK2: protein MSASATSTLPDPSGARPACCSPGPPDTTLDPCCQFEGTRPAVFSGFRGGHHGSRQHVPLSLDPQPASVAGPQPIPRPASARSLSLLIPKRLAPPACPPDPLPLRAASPHALLADRPASAPPVVRPTPAPRTKALSPAASCSTPPAAVARTAPRSPCFVAMPLERSSPPIARRSGRPPILSGSPTLSSGSPPELHGSPGPPEPPGLPALPSGTLSSPMFSVRPCLFP, encoded by the coding sequence ATGTCTGCGAGCGCTACTAGCACCCTGCCAGACCCTTCTGGTGCCCGGCCTGCCTGTTGTTCCCCGGGTCCGCCCGACACCACGCTTGACCCCTGTTGTCAGTTTGAGGGAACCCGCCCGGCCGTCTTCTCTGGGTTCCGTGGTGGCCATCACGGCTCCCGCCAACATGTACCACTCTCCCTAGATCCCCAGCCCGCTAGCGTCGCAGGCCCCCAGCCTAttccccggcctgctagcgcccGCAGCCTATCCCTCCTGATCCCCAAACGGCTAGCGCCTCCAGCCTGTCCCCCCGATCCCCTGCCCCTTAGGGCCGCTAGCCCCCATGCCTTGTTGGCGGAtcgaccggcttcagccccgccggtggtccggccgacccctgctcctcgcaCCAAGGCCCTCAGTCCAGCAGCCTCGTGCTCGACTCCCCCCGCTGCTGTCGCACGCACGGCTCCCCGGTCGCCATGTTTTGTCGCCatgcctctggagaggtcgtctcCCCCCATAGCCCGTCGCTCGGGCCGCCCGCCCATACTCTCTGGCTCCCCTACTCTGTCGTCGGGCAGCCCCCCTGAACTCcatggctcccctggtccgcccgaACCCCCTGGCCTCCCAGCTCTACCCTCTGGCACCCTGTCTAGCCCTATGTTTTCAGTTCGGCCCTGCCTGTTCCCCTAA